The following are encoded together in the Patagioenas fasciata isolate bPatFas1 chromosome 7, bPatFas1.hap1, whole genome shotgun sequence genome:
- the GALNT3 gene encoding polypeptide N-acetylgalactosaminyltransferase 3 isoform X3 codes for MALKKTPKVFKKLFFHWKLWKFSIIVFVFLVFLFLLQREVGVQDFKDETRIEPVVGKKSHVLGLMLNAMNNIKGANPKMQIKAPVRQTKVPGEGHCLPGHYTAVELKPFLDRPLQDPNSPGASGKAFKTISLNSEEQKEKQRGEEKHCFNAFASDRISLHRDLGPDTRPPECIEQKFKRCPPLPTTSIIIVFHNEAWSTLLRTVHSVMYTSPAILLKEIILVDDASVDEYLHDKLDEYVKQFQIVKVVRQKERKGLITARLLGASVATGETLTFLDAHCECFYGWLEPLLARIAENPVAVVSPDIASIDLNTFEFTKPSPYGHGHNRGNFDWSLSFGWESLPKHENKRRKDETYPIRTPTFAGGLFSISKDYFEHIGSYDEEMEIWGGENIEMSFRVWQCGGQLEIMPCSVVGHVFRSKSPHSFPKGTQVITRNQVRLAEVWMDEYKEIFYRRNTEAAKIVKQKTFGDISKRLDLRQRLQCKNFTWYLSNVYPEAYVPDLNPLFSGYLKNTGNRMCLDVGENNHGGKPLIMYSCHGLGGNQDLHCQGRCWRESGQWDTKWPGLSHLPYHACSLIV; via the exons ATGGCTTTGAAAAAGACACCTAAAGTattcaagaaattattttttcactgGAAACTTTGGAAGTTTAGCATTATTGTGTTTGTCTttctggtatttttatttttattgcaaagaGAAGTGGGTGTTCAAGATTTTAAAGATGAAACACGAATTGAGCCAGTTGTTGGAAAGAAAAGTCATGTATTAGGTCTCATGTTAAATGCTATGAACAATATCAAAGGTGCAAATCCAAAAATGCAGATAAAAGCACCTGTTAGGCAAACTAAGGTTCCTGGAGAAGGCCACTGTTTGCCGGGACACTATACTGCAGTGGAACTAAAACCCTTTCTAGATCGACCTCTTCAAGATCCTAATTCTCCTGGAGCTTCtggtaaagcatttaaaaccatCAGCTTAAATtcagaagaacagaaagaaaaacagcgTGGAGAAGAAAAGCACTGCTTTAATGCATTTGCAAGTGACAGGATTTCTTTACACCGAGATCTTGGACCAGACACTCGACCTCCTGA ATGTATTGAACAAAAGTTTAAGCGTTGCCCGCCATTGCCAACCACAAGTATTATAATAGTTTTTCATAATGAAGCATGGTCCACTCTGCTCAGAACTGTTCACAGCGTGATGTATACCTCTCCTGCCATACTACTAAAGGAGATTATTTTGGTGGATGATGCCAGTGTAGATG AATACTTGCATGATAAACTAGATGAATATGTGAAACAATTTCAAATAGTTAAAGTAGTCcgtcaaaaggaaagaaaaggtctAATCACTGCACGGTTGTTGGGAGCTTCAGTAGCAACAGGAGAGACCCTGACCTTTCTGGATGCTCATT GTGAATGCTTTTATGGCTGGTTAGAGCCATTATTGGCAAGAATAGCTGAGAACCCGGTTGCTGTTGTAAGCCCTGATATTGCTTCTATAGATCTCAATACTTTTGAATTCACTAAACCATCTCCTTATGGGCATGGCCACAACAGAGGAAATTTTGATTGGAGTTTGTCATTTGGATGGGAGTCTCTACCTAAACAtgagaataaaagaagaaaagatgaaaCCTATCCAATTAG aacacCTACTTTTGCTGGAGGTCTCTTTTCAATATCAAAAGACTACTTTGAACACATTGGAAGCTACGATGAAGAAATGGAAATATGGGGAGGTGAAAATATAGAAATGTCTTTCAGA GTGTGGCAATGTGGTGGACAGTTGGAGATCATGCCTTGCTCTGTTGTTGGCCATGTCTTCCGCAGCAAGAGTCCTCATAGTTTCCCAAAAGGTACACAAGTGATCACACGTAATCAAGTCCGCCTTGCAGAAGTCTGGATggatgaatataaagaaatattttaccGAAGAAACACAGAGGCAGCAAAAATTGTGAAACAa AAAACATTTGGAGACATCTCAAAAAGACTTGATTTAAGGCAGCGTCTGCAGTGTAAAAATTTTACCTGGTATCTCAGTAATGTTTATCCAGAAGCATATGTGCCAGACCTGAATCCTTTGTTTTCTGGATAT TTAAAAAACACAGGTAACCGCATGTGTCTGGATGTTGGTGAAAATAACCATGGTGGCAAACCATTGATTATGTATTCTTGTCATGGACTTGGAGGAAATCAG GACTTGCACTGTCAAGGAAGATGTTGGCGGGAATCCGGCCAGTGGGACACCAAGTGGCCAGGCCTGAGCCACCTTCCCTATCATGCTTGCAGCCTCATAGTGTGA
- the GALNT3 gene encoding polypeptide N-acetylgalactosaminyltransferase 3 isoform X1: MALKKTPKVFKKLFFHWKLWKFSIIVFVFLVFLFLLQREVGVQDFKDETRIEPVVGKKSHVLGLMLNAMNNIKGANPKMQIKAPVRQTKVPGEGHCLPGHYTAVELKPFLDRPLQDPNSPGASGKAFKTISLNSEEQKEKQRGEEKHCFNAFASDRISLHRDLGPDTRPPECIEQKFKRCPPLPTTSIIIVFHNEAWSTLLRTVHSVMYTSPAILLKEIILVDDASVDEYLHDKLDEYVKQFQIVKVVRQKERKGLITARLLGASVATGETLTFLDAHCECFYGWLEPLLARIAENPVAVVSPDIASIDLNTFEFTKPSPYGHGHNRGNFDWSLSFGWESLPKHENKRRKDETYPIRTPTFAGGLFSISKDYFEHIGSYDEEMEIWGGENIEMSFRVWQCGGQLEIMPCSVVGHVFRSKSPHSFPKGTQVITRNQVRLAEVWMDEYKEIFYRRNTEAAKIVKQKTFGDISKRLDLRQRLQCKNFTWYLSNVYPEAYVPDLNPLFSGYLKNTGNRMCLDVGENNHGGKPLIMYSCHGLGGNQDLCSFVNVTTKARKLLLLEKSNGCIKRIKLCTMQHYICALQEMENIQVWHPVIRQTPSRSGSLARTIKILYLYARSILLEDPFQTVIIYIYCVFK, translated from the exons ATGGCTTTGAAAAAGACACCTAAAGTattcaagaaattattttttcactgGAAACTTTGGAAGTTTAGCATTATTGTGTTTGTCTttctggtatttttatttttattgcaaagaGAAGTGGGTGTTCAAGATTTTAAAGATGAAACACGAATTGAGCCAGTTGTTGGAAAGAAAAGTCATGTATTAGGTCTCATGTTAAATGCTATGAACAATATCAAAGGTGCAAATCCAAAAATGCAGATAAAAGCACCTGTTAGGCAAACTAAGGTTCCTGGAGAAGGCCACTGTTTGCCGGGACACTATACTGCAGTGGAACTAAAACCCTTTCTAGATCGACCTCTTCAAGATCCTAATTCTCCTGGAGCTTCtggtaaagcatttaaaaccatCAGCTTAAATtcagaagaacagaaagaaaaacagcgTGGAGAAGAAAAGCACTGCTTTAATGCATTTGCAAGTGACAGGATTTCTTTACACCGAGATCTTGGACCAGACACTCGACCTCCTGA ATGTATTGAACAAAAGTTTAAGCGTTGCCCGCCATTGCCAACCACAAGTATTATAATAGTTTTTCATAATGAAGCATGGTCCACTCTGCTCAGAACTGTTCACAGCGTGATGTATACCTCTCCTGCCATACTACTAAAGGAGATTATTTTGGTGGATGATGCCAGTGTAGATG AATACTTGCATGATAAACTAGATGAATATGTGAAACAATTTCAAATAGTTAAAGTAGTCcgtcaaaaggaaagaaaaggtctAATCACTGCACGGTTGTTGGGAGCTTCAGTAGCAACAGGAGAGACCCTGACCTTTCTGGATGCTCATT GTGAATGCTTTTATGGCTGGTTAGAGCCATTATTGGCAAGAATAGCTGAGAACCCGGTTGCTGTTGTAAGCCCTGATATTGCTTCTATAGATCTCAATACTTTTGAATTCACTAAACCATCTCCTTATGGGCATGGCCACAACAGAGGAAATTTTGATTGGAGTTTGTCATTTGGATGGGAGTCTCTACCTAAACAtgagaataaaagaagaaaagatgaaaCCTATCCAATTAG aacacCTACTTTTGCTGGAGGTCTCTTTTCAATATCAAAAGACTACTTTGAACACATTGGAAGCTACGATGAAGAAATGGAAATATGGGGAGGTGAAAATATAGAAATGTCTTTCAGA GTGTGGCAATGTGGTGGACAGTTGGAGATCATGCCTTGCTCTGTTGTTGGCCATGTCTTCCGCAGCAAGAGTCCTCATAGTTTCCCAAAAGGTACACAAGTGATCACACGTAATCAAGTCCGCCTTGCAGAAGTCTGGATggatgaatataaagaaatattttaccGAAGAAACACAGAGGCAGCAAAAATTGTGAAACAa AAAACATTTGGAGACATCTCAAAAAGACTTGATTTAAGGCAGCGTCTGCAGTGTAAAAATTTTACCTGGTATCTCAGTAATGTTTATCCAGAAGCATATGTGCCAGACCTGAATCCTTTGTTTTCTGGATAT TTAAAAAACACAGGTAACCGCATGTGTCTGGATGTTGGTGAAAATAACCATGGTGGCAAACCATTGATTATGTATTCTTGTCATGGACTTGGAGGAAATCAG GACCTGTGCAGCTTCGTGAATGTCACTACAAAGGCCAGAAAACTTTTGCTGTTGGAGAAGAGCAATGGCTGCATCAAAAG GATCAAACTCTGTACAATGCAGCACTACATATGTGCCTTACAGGAAATGGAGAACATCCAAGTTTGGCATCCTGTAATCCGTCAGACCCCTTCCAGAAGTGGATCTTTGGCCAGAACAATTaagattttatatttatatgcCAGGAGCATTTTATTAGAAGATCCATTCCAGACTGTGATCATATATATATACTGCGTTTTTAAGTGA
- the GALNT3 gene encoding polypeptide N-acetylgalactosaminyltransferase 3 isoform X2 translates to MALKKTPKVFKKLFFHWKLWKFSIIVFVFLVFLFLLQREVGVQDFKDETRIEPVVGKKSHVLGLMLNAMNNIKGANPKMQIKAPVRQTKVPGEGHCLPGHYTAVELKPFLDRPLQDPNSPGASGKAFKTISLNSEEQKEKQRGEEKHCFNAFASDRISLHRDLGPDTRPPECIEQKFKRCPPLPTTSIIIVFHNEAWSTLLRTVHSVMYTSPAILLKEIILVDDASVDEYLHDKLDEYVKQFQIVKVVRQKERKGLITARLLGASVATGETLTFLDAHCECFYGWLEPLLARIAENPVAVVSPDIASIDLNTFEFTKPSPYGHGHNRGNFDWSLSFGWESLPKHENKRRKDETYPIRTPTFAGGLFSISKDYFEHIGSYDEEMEIWGGENIEMSFRVWQCGGQLEIMPCSVVGHVFRSKSPHSFPKGTQVITRNQVRLAEVWMDEYKEIFYRRNTEAAKIVKQKTFGDISKRLDLRQRLQCKNFTWYLSNVYPEAYVPDLNPLFSGYLKNTGNRMCLDVGENNHGGKPLIMYSCHGLGGNQYFEYSAHHEIRHNIQKELCLHASKGPVQLRECHYKGQKTFAVGEEQWLHQKDQTLYNAALHMCLTGNGEHPSLASCNPSDPFQKWIFGQNN, encoded by the exons ATGGCTTTGAAAAAGACACCTAAAGTattcaagaaattattttttcactgGAAACTTTGGAAGTTTAGCATTATTGTGTTTGTCTttctggtatttttatttttattgcaaagaGAAGTGGGTGTTCAAGATTTTAAAGATGAAACACGAATTGAGCCAGTTGTTGGAAAGAAAAGTCATGTATTAGGTCTCATGTTAAATGCTATGAACAATATCAAAGGTGCAAATCCAAAAATGCAGATAAAAGCACCTGTTAGGCAAACTAAGGTTCCTGGAGAAGGCCACTGTTTGCCGGGACACTATACTGCAGTGGAACTAAAACCCTTTCTAGATCGACCTCTTCAAGATCCTAATTCTCCTGGAGCTTCtggtaaagcatttaaaaccatCAGCTTAAATtcagaagaacagaaagaaaaacagcgTGGAGAAGAAAAGCACTGCTTTAATGCATTTGCAAGTGACAGGATTTCTTTACACCGAGATCTTGGACCAGACACTCGACCTCCTGA ATGTATTGAACAAAAGTTTAAGCGTTGCCCGCCATTGCCAACCACAAGTATTATAATAGTTTTTCATAATGAAGCATGGTCCACTCTGCTCAGAACTGTTCACAGCGTGATGTATACCTCTCCTGCCATACTACTAAAGGAGATTATTTTGGTGGATGATGCCAGTGTAGATG AATACTTGCATGATAAACTAGATGAATATGTGAAACAATTTCAAATAGTTAAAGTAGTCcgtcaaaaggaaagaaaaggtctAATCACTGCACGGTTGTTGGGAGCTTCAGTAGCAACAGGAGAGACCCTGACCTTTCTGGATGCTCATT GTGAATGCTTTTATGGCTGGTTAGAGCCATTATTGGCAAGAATAGCTGAGAACCCGGTTGCTGTTGTAAGCCCTGATATTGCTTCTATAGATCTCAATACTTTTGAATTCACTAAACCATCTCCTTATGGGCATGGCCACAACAGAGGAAATTTTGATTGGAGTTTGTCATTTGGATGGGAGTCTCTACCTAAACAtgagaataaaagaagaaaagatgaaaCCTATCCAATTAG aacacCTACTTTTGCTGGAGGTCTCTTTTCAATATCAAAAGACTACTTTGAACACATTGGAAGCTACGATGAAGAAATGGAAATATGGGGAGGTGAAAATATAGAAATGTCTTTCAGA GTGTGGCAATGTGGTGGACAGTTGGAGATCATGCCTTGCTCTGTTGTTGGCCATGTCTTCCGCAGCAAGAGTCCTCATAGTTTCCCAAAAGGTACACAAGTGATCACACGTAATCAAGTCCGCCTTGCAGAAGTCTGGATggatgaatataaagaaatattttaccGAAGAAACACAGAGGCAGCAAAAATTGTGAAACAa AAAACATTTGGAGACATCTCAAAAAGACTTGATTTAAGGCAGCGTCTGCAGTGTAAAAATTTTACCTGGTATCTCAGTAATGTTTATCCAGAAGCATATGTGCCAGACCTGAATCCTTTGTTTTCTGGATAT TTAAAAAACACAGGTAACCGCATGTGTCTGGATGTTGGTGAAAATAACCATGGTGGCAAACCATTGATTATGTATTCTTGTCATGGACTTGGAGGAAATCAG TACTTTGAATATTCTGCACACCATGAAATTCGACATAACATTCAGAAAGAGCTTTGTCTGCATGCTTCTAAAGGACCTGTGCAGCTTCGTGAATGTCACTACAAAGGCCAGAAAACTTTTGCTGTTGGAGAAGAGCAATGGCTGCATCAAAAG GATCAAACTCTGTACAATGCAGCACTACATATGTGCCTTACAGGAAATGGAGAACATCCAAGTTTGGCATCCTGTAATCCGTCAGACCCCTTCCAGAAGTGGATCTTTGGCCAGAACAATTaa